The following coding sequences are from one Coffea arabica cultivar ET-39 chromosome 11e, Coffea Arabica ET-39 HiFi, whole genome shotgun sequence window:
- the LOC113717755 gene encoding transmembrane emp24 domain-containing protein p24delta9-like, producing the protein MDLCSYPQRFNFCIFLLVLSIISTPVQSIRFDLDSGHTKCIAEDIQSNAMTVGKYHIVNPNEGQPLPDSHKVTVRVTSGYGNNYHYADHVNTGQFAFQTAEAGDYMTCFFAADHKPAVTLTVDFDWKSGVAAKDWSNVAKKGSVELMELELKKMFDTVQSIHDEMFYLREREEEMQELNRSTNAKMGWLSLLSIVIALSVGGLQLWHLKSFFEKKKLI; encoded by the exons ATGGACCTTTGTAGTTATCCTCAAAGATTTAATTTTTGTATATTCCTATTAGTCCTGAGTATTATCTCAACTCCGGTTCAATCAATCCGATTCGATCTGGATTCGGGTCATACTAAATGCATAGCTGAAGATATTCAGTCAAACGCCATGACCGTCGGCAAATATCATATTGTTAACCCAAATGAAGGCCAGCCCTTACCTGATTCTCATAAAGTCACCGTTAGG GTTACATCAGGTTATGGGAATAACTACCACTATGCGGACCATGTCAATACAGGGCAGTTTGCATTTCAGACTGCAGAGGCTGGGGATTACATGACTTGCTTTTTTGCAGCTGATCACAAGCCTGCTGTTACGCTCACCGTTGATTTTGATTGGAAGTCTGGTGTCGCAGCGAAGGACTGGTCAAATGTTGCGAAGAAAGGTTCTGTTGAA TTAATGGAGTTAGAGCTGAAGAAAATGTTTGATACTGTTCAATCCATTCATGACGAGATGTTCTACCTGCGAGAAAG GGAAGAAGAGATGCAGGAGCTTAACAGATCTACCAACGCGAAGATGGGTTGGTTGAGTCTTCTCTCAATTGTTATTGCCTTGTCCGTTGGAGGATTGCAGTTATGGCATCTGAAGTCGTTCTTTGAGAAGAAGAAGCTAATATAA
- the LOC113717754 gene encoding serine/threonine-protein kinase VIK, with translation MSGSEGSSDHSAAGEAPAAGTAAVGTVEKKKEKARVSRTSMILWHAHQNDAAAVRKLLEEDRTLVQAKDYDNRSPLHVAALHGWIDVAKTLIEYGADVNAQDRWKNTPLADAEGAKKHSMIELLKSYGGLSYGQSGSHFEPRPVPPPLPNKCDWEIEPSELDFKNSATIGKGSFGEILKACWRGTPVAVKRILPNLSDDRLVIQDFRHEVNLLVKLRHPNIVQFLGAVTERKPLMLITEYLRGGDLHQYLKEKGALSPSTAVNFALDIARGMAYLHNEPNVVIHRDLKPRNVLLVNSSADHLKVGDFGLSKLIRVQNSHDVYKMTGETGSYRYMAPEVFKHRKYDKKVDVFSFAMILYEMLEGDPPLSHYEPYDAAKYVAEGHRPMFRSKGFTPELRELVEQCWAADMNQRPSFLEILKRLEKIKDTLPSDHHWHLFTS, from the exons ATGAGCGGGAGCGAAGGCAGCTCCGACCATTCGGCCGCCGGGGAAGCTCCTGCGGCCGGGACGGCGGCCGTGGGAACCGttgagaagaagaaggaaaaggccAGAGTAAGTCGAACCTCGATGATACTTTGGCACGCTCACCAGAACGACGCCGCTGCGGTCCGGAAGCTGCTTGAGGAAGATCGGACTTTGGTACAAGCTAAGGATTACGATAACAGGTCTCCGCTCCACGTTGCAGCTCTTCACGGTTGGATCGATGTTGCAAAGACTTTAATCGAGTATGGTGCTGATGTGAACGCTCAAGATCGCTGGAAAAATACG CCTCTAGCTGATGCTGAAGGAGCAAAAAAGCATAGCATGATTGAATTGTTGAAGTCATATGGCGGTTTATCTTAT GGCCAGAGTGGAAGCCATTTTGAACCAAGGCCTGTTCCTCCGCCGCTACCAAATAAGTGTGACTGGGAGATTGAACCTTCTGAGTTGGACTTTAAAAATTCAGCTACTATAGGAAAG GGGTCCTTTGGGGAGATACTAAAAGCCTGTTGGCGTGGAACACCTGTAGCTGTTAAACGAATTCTTCCAAACCTCTCAGATGATAGATTGGTGAT TCAGGATTTCAGGCATGAGGTAAACTTGCTAGTAAAACTTCGGCATCCAAATATAGTTCAGTTCCTTGGAGCTGTTACTGAAAGGAAGCCATTAATGCTCATTACTGAATATTTAAGGGGG GGTGATCTACACCAGTACCTGAAGGAAAAAGGTGCACTTAGTCCGTCAACAGCAGTCAATTTTGCATTAGATATTGCCAG AGGCATGGCTTATCTTCACAATGAACCAAATGTCGTGATTCACAGAGATCTAAAGCCAAG GAATGTTCTGCTTGTGAACTCTAGTGCAGACCATTTAAAAGTTGGAGACTTTGGCTTAAGTAAACTCATCAGGGTTCAAAATTCACATGATGTGTACAAAATGACCGGAGAGACCGGAAGTT ATCGGTACATGGCTCCTGAAGTATTCAAGCACCGAAAGTATGATAAGAAGGTTGATGTGTTCTCCTTTGCTATGATACTATATGAG ATGCTTGAGGGTGACCCACCACTTTCACATTATGAACCGTATGATGCTGCTAAGTATGTTGCAGAAGGACACAGACCTATGTTTAGGTCAAAGGGCTTTACTCCTGAATTGAGAGA GTTGGTTGAGCAGTGCTGGGCAGCAGATATGAATCAGAGACCCTCTTTCTTGGAAATTCTGAAGAGGCTGGAAAAAATTAAGGATACTCTGCCTTCGGATCATCACTGGCACCTCTTCACTTCATAG